The following proteins are encoded in a genomic region of Thioflexithrix psekupsensis:
- a CDS encoding type ISP restriction/modification enzyme: MIFSTYQSIDVVSAWQKETLMIFDLVICDEAHRTTGVTLAKNDESHFVKVHENKFIQAKKRLYMTATPRLFTDTAKKKAEENDAILCSMDDPAIYGEDLHKLGFSTAVEKGLLSDYKVLVLAVPEDYVKQFGQQNLNSELSVEDKAKIIGFWNGLAKKFHGENNDDDLPYMRRAVAFAGRIKDSESMVKNFASVVQEYKQNNPDVIDLICAAKHVDGKMGIAARNSHLRWLKDEPKNLECRILSNARCLSEGVDVPALDAVIFLNPRNSKIDVVQSVGRVMRKSPNKKYGYVILPVVIPSQMSPEEALDKNEAFKVVWDVLQALRAHDDRFQAMINKIELNRAIPDNLSFNVIGQEIAEESATYGTNSIQFDINFDVTSWKNALFAKLVLKCGERRYWEDWAKDIADIAERHIKRLNDLLKSGIYQVAFSEFLTGLQQQINPSIQQHEAIEMLAQHLITKPVFDALFENYEFTQKNPVSQAMQKMLSILEEQTLEEERKTLEKFYDSVRKRASGIDNSAGKQRVIIELYDKFFKSAFPRLSERLGIVYTPVEVVDFIVQSAAVALQREFGKSLGDEGVHILDPFSGTGTFIVRLLQSGLIAKENLLRKYETELHANEIVLLAYYIAAVNIEEAFHELNQSDYLPFNGMVLTDTFQMYEKRDWVDVQVLPENNERVEKQKATPIQIIIGNPPYSAGQSSANDNNQNLAYFSLDNRITETYAKFSNATSIRNLYDAYIRAIRWASDRVKDKGIIAFVTNGSFIDGNAASGLRKCLADEFSSIYCFNLRGNARTSGEQRRMEKDNVFGQGSRTPVAITVLIKNPAKKGNGELFYHDIGDYLSREEKLNTIAAFKDISGINWQLIKPNESHDWINQRNDDFSTFISLGDKKNKAEKMFFNSYSLGIATGRDTWAYNFAKSNLANNMQRTIAFYNSQVEAYHAIPKNERPDVEQFIDFDAEKISWARSTKQSLQRNKLGVFNEACIIKSMYRPFCKQWLYFDRQFNEMIYQMPKIFPNPDTENLVICVSGIGASKDFSALIVNVIPNLHSQDTGQCFPLYIYEESTATEGLFSQNTSHWQRRDAINDDILRDYRAHYADSRIDKTAIFYYIYGVLHDSEYKTNYAADLKKMLPRIPYMPDFWQYSDMGKQLAYWHLNYETIEPYDLKEEWTCTPEMRHYRVEKMRYTKSGKSVDKSVLIYNEHLSLSGIPAAAHEYIVNGKSALDWLIDRYQITTDKASGIRNDPNEWLPDNPRYVIDLIKKVVRVSVKTVGVIGGELFQEKP; this comes from the coding sequence GCGTGGCAAAAAGAAACGTTAATGATTTTTGATTTGGTCATTTGTGATGAAGCCCATCGCACCACTGGCGTAACGCTGGCTAAAAATGATGAATCGCATTTTGTTAAAGTGCATGAAAATAAGTTTATTCAGGCTAAAAAACGCCTTTATATGACCGCAACTCCGCGCTTATTTACTGACACGGCTAAGAAGAAAGCAGAAGAAAATGACGCTATTTTATGTTCTATGGATGATCCCGCGATTTATGGAGAAGATTTACATAAATTAGGCTTTTCTACGGCAGTGGAAAAAGGTTTATTATCGGATTATAAAGTGTTGGTTTTGGCCGTGCCAGAAGATTATGTGAAACAGTTTGGCCAGCAGAATTTAAACAGTGAATTGAGCGTTGAAGATAAAGCGAAAATTATTGGCTTTTGGAATGGTTTGGCGAAAAAATTCCACGGCGAAAATAACGATGATGATTTGCCTTATATGCGCCGTGCGGTGGCTTTTGCGGGGCGCATTAAAGATTCTGAAAGTATGGTGAAAAATTTTGCTTCCGTTGTGCAAGAATATAAGCAAAATAATCCTGATGTAATTGATTTAATTTGCGCCGCAAAACATGTGGATGGAAAAATGGGAATTGCTGCGCGTAATTCTCATTTGCGCTGGTTGAAAGATGAGCCTAAAAATTTGGAATGTCGCATTTTATCGAATGCCCGTTGTTTGTCTGAAGGCGTAGATGTGCCTGCATTAGATGCCGTTATTTTTTTGAATCCAAGAAATTCTAAAATCGATGTGGTGCAATCGGTCGGGCGCGTGATGCGTAAATCGCCTAATAAAAAATATGGTTATGTTATTTTGCCTGTGGTTATTCCGTCGCAAATGTCGCCTGAAGAAGCTCTGGATAAAAATGAAGCATTTAAGGTGGTTTGGGATGTTTTGCAGGCTTTGCGGGCGCATGATGATCGCTTTCAAGCCATGATAAATAAAATTGAATTGAATCGCGCTATTCCTGATAATTTATCCTTTAATGTCATTGGTCAAGAAATCGCCGAAGAATCAGCAACTTATGGCACAAATTCAATTCAGTTTGATATTAATTTTGATGTCACCAGTTGGAAAAATGCCCTGTTTGCTAAGTTGGTTTTAAAATGTGGGGAACGGCGTTATTGGGAGGATTGGGCAAAGGATATTGCGGATATTGCTGAACGACATATTAAACGTTTAAATGATTTGTTAAAGTCGGGAATATATCAAGTCGCTTTTTCTGAGTTTCTAACAGGGTTGCAACAACAAATTAATCCCAGTATTCAACAGCATGAAGCCATTGAAATGTTGGCGCAGCATTTAATTACTAAACCCGTTTTTGATGCTTTATTTGAGAATTATGAATTTACGCAAAAAAATCCCGTTTCTCAAGCCATGCAGAAAATGTTATCGATTTTAGAAGAACAGACTTTAGAAGAAGAAAGAAAAACTTTAGAAAAGTTTTATGACAGTGTTAGAAAACGCGCCAGCGGCATTGATAATTCCGCAGGTAAGCAAAGAGTGATTATTGAACTTTATGATAAGTTTTTTAAATCGGCTTTTCCGCGCCTGTCTGAGCGTTTAGGTATTGTTTATACGCCTGTGGAGGTGGTGGATTTTATTGTGCAAAGTGCTGCGGTGGCTTTGCAGCGTGAATTTGGTAAAAGTTTGGGTGATGAAGGGGTGCATATTCTTGATCCGTTTTCGGGAACGGGAACGTTTATTGTGCGCTTATTGCAAAGTGGTTTGATTGCTAAAGAAAATTTATTGCGTAAATATGAAACGGAATTGCACGCGAATGAAATTGTTTTATTGGCTTATTATATTGCAGCGGTGAATATTGAAGAGGCTTTTCATGAGTTAAATCAATCCGATTATTTGCCGTTTAATGGGATGGTTTTAACGGATACTTTTCAGATGTATGAAAAACGCGATTGGGTGGATGTGCAAGTTTTACCTGAAAATAATGAGCGCGTCGAGAAACAAAAAGCCACGCCCATTCAAATTATTATCGGTAATCCGCCTTATTCCGCAGGGCAAAGCAGCGCAAATGATAATAATCAAAATTTGGCTTATTTTTCGTTAGATAATCGCATCACAGAAACTTATGCTAAATTCTCAAATGCAACATCTATTAGAAACCTTTATGATGCTTATATTCGCGCCATTCGCTGGGCTTCGGATCGCGTTAAAGACAAGGGAATTATTGCTTTTGTTACCAATGGCTCATTTATTGATGGCAATGCAGCCAGTGGCTTGCGTAAATGTTTAGCGGATGAATTTAGCAGTATTTATTGCTTTAATTTGCGCGGAAATGCGCGCACTTCTGGCGAGCAACGACGCATGGAAAAAGACAATGTTTTTGGGCAAGGCAGTCGTACGCCCGTTGCCATTACTGTTTTAATTAAAAACCCTGCTAAAAAAGGCAATGGAGAATTGTTTTATCACGATATTGGCGACTATTTAAGTCGAGAAGAAAAATTAAACACGATTGCCGCTTTTAAAGATATTTCTGGTATTAATTGGCAATTAATAAAACCGAATGAATCTCATGATTGGATTAACCAACGTAATGATGATTTTTCTACTTTTATTTCTTTGGGAGATAAGAAAAATAAAGCGGAAAAAATGTTTTTTAACTCTTATTCGCTTGGAATTGCAACAGGGCGAGACACTTGGGCTTACAATTTTGCTAAATCTAACCTAGCTAATAATATGCAACGCACAATTGCATTTTATAATTCACAGGTAGAGGCTTATCACGCTATTCCTAAAAATGAACGTCCTGATGTGGAGCAATTTATTGATTTTGATGCAGAAAAAATCAGTTGGGCAAGAAGTACAAAACAAAGTTTGCAGCGCAATAAATTAGGTGTTTTTAATGAGGCTTGCATTATTAAAAGCATGTATCGCCCTTTTTGCAAACAATGGTTATATTTTGATAGACAATTTAATGAAATGATTTATCAAATGCCCAAAATCTTCCCCAATCCAGACACTGAAAATTTAGTGATTTGTGTTAGTGGAATTGGCGCAAGTAAAGATTTTTCTGCGTTAATAGTCAATGTTATTCCTAATTTACATTCGCAAGATACAGGTCAATGTTTCCCCCTATATATTTACGAAGAAAGCACCGCAACCGAAGGATTATTTAGCCAAAACACCAGCCATTGGCAGCGACGCGACGCGATCAACGACGACATATTACGCGACTATCGCGCCCATTATGCCGACTCGCGTATCGACAAAACCGCTATTTTCTACTACATTTATGGCGTACTGCACGATTCTGAATACAAAACCAACTACGCCGCCGACCTAAAAAAAATGCTGCCCCGCATTCCCTACATGCCCGACTTCTGGCAATACAGCGACATGGGCAAACAACTGGCTTATTGGCATTTAAACTACGAAACCATAGAACCTTATGATTTAAAAGAAGAATGGACTTGTACGCCAGAAATGCGTCATTATCGCGTCGAAAAAATGCGCTACACAAAAAGCGGCAAAAGCGTCGATAAAAGCGTATTAATCTACAACGAACATTTAAGCCTAAGCGGTATTCCCGCCGCCGCGCATGAATACATCGTCAACGGCAAATCCGCCCTAGATTGGTTAATAGACCGCTACCAAATCACCACCGACAAAGCCAGCGGCATCCGCAACGACCCCAACGAATGGCTGCCCGACAATCCGCGTTATGTGATTGATTTAATTAAAAAAGTGGTAAGAGTGAGTGTGAAGACGGTGGGGGTTATTGGCGGTGAATTGTTTCAAGAAAAGCCTTAG